The Rhodoferax sediminis genome has a segment encoding these proteins:
- a CDS encoding EutN/CcmL family microcompartment protein — MKTGTVTGRIWATKRHELLPPGALVRLEMDGGGSLVALDGFGVGIGDEALVIQGSVAAHYCGSPVDAMVVGIIDPSGER, encoded by the coding sequence ATGAAAACAGGTACCGTGACCGGTCGCATCTGGGCCACCAAACGACATGAACTGCTGCCGCCGGGCGCCCTGGTGCGCCTGGAGATGGATGGCGGCGGCTCTCTGGTCGCGCTCGACGGATTCGGTGTGGGCATCGGTGACGAAGCCCTCGTGATCCAGGGTTCGGTGGCGGCGCATTACTGCGGTAGTCCGGTGGACGCCATGGTGGTGGGGATCATCGATCCCAGCGGCGAGCGCTAG
- a CDS encoding BMC domain-containing protein encodes MSQAVGLIETVGYVAAYAAADAMVKAANVTLVGREQVGAGLVAITVTGDVGAVKAATDAGAEAARHVGEVKSCHVIPRPHADVLKYFEAAKK; translated from the coding sequence ATGTCCCAAGCAGTTGGATTGATCGAGACGGTTGGCTACGTGGCGGCTTACGCCGCCGCGGACGCCATGGTGAAGGCGGCGAACGTGACCCTGGTGGGCCGCGAGCAGGTGGGGGCGGGGCTGGTGGCGATTACCGTGACCGGCGACGTCGGGGCCGTCAAGGCCGCCACCGACGCGGGCGCCGAGGCGGCGCGGCACGTGGGTGAAGTCAAGTCCTGCCATGTGATTCCACGGCCGCACGCCGACGTGCTCAAGTATTTCGAAGCCGCCAAGAAGTAA
- a CDS encoding microcompartment protein, translated as MQNELRVYLILERLERQFAAYLSSPTGGRGYVPLEGMSSLILEIAPGLAIERVTDTALKAAPELEPGLLVVERQFGVLEVHADQPADLARAGEAILASLGVRAEDQLKPEILVMDVVEDITDRHAVIINRNKQASMVLPGESVLLLELVPALFASYAANEAEKAVPGIRLIDLRMIGATGRLYLSGSHADVLAAAKHIQAKLAKIPGRASRTEKSR; from the coding sequence ATGCAAAACGAACTACGCGTTTATCTGATCCTCGAACGCCTGGAGCGGCAGTTTGCCGCCTACCTGAGTTCGCCCACGGGCGGGCGCGGCTACGTTCCGCTGGAAGGCATGAGCTCGCTGATTCTCGAGATCGCACCGGGCCTGGCCATCGAGCGCGTGACCGACACGGCGCTGAAGGCGGCGCCCGAACTGGAGCCGGGCCTGCTGGTCGTCGAACGGCAGTTCGGCGTGCTGGAGGTCCATGCCGACCAGCCCGCAGATCTGGCCCGTGCCGGCGAGGCGATCCTGGCATCGCTGGGCGTGCGCGCCGAGGACCAGCTCAAACCGGAAATCCTGGTGATGGACGTCGTCGAGGACATCACCGACCGCCACGCCGTCATCATCAATCGCAACAAGCAGGCATCCATGGTGCTGCCCGGCGAGAGCGTGCTTCTGCTTGAGCTGGTGCCGGCACTGTTTGCTTCTTACGCGGCGAATGAGGCGGAAAAGGCGGTGCCTGGCATCCGCCTGATCGATCTCCGGATGATCGGGGCCACGGGACGGCTTTACCTCTCGGGGTCACACGCAGATGTGCTGGCAGCGGCAAAGCACATCCAGGCGAAGCTGGCAAAGATTCCGGGTCGGGCGTCACGCACGGAGAAGAGCCGTTAG